DNA from Thermococcus argininiproducens:
CAATTCTTGGTGTAATGGTGCTTTCACTCCTTCCGTATGCACATTACCATGGCTATCTCACTAACAAAATCTGGAAAGTCCTCTATGCCGTTCCAAGTTATCCGGGCCTGTATTTCTTTAAAGCAGCTTTTGAAGAAATTTCAACGGATATACTGATGCGCTCTGGGATTGGCTTAATAATTTGGAGTGTTGTGGCCTACTATTTTGCCAGAATAAGGTTTTATAAGTATGCAGTGGAGGGATTGAGATGAGTTTCGTAAAGAAGTTCATGAGTATTTACAAAACTGATCTGAAGTTGTTAAGAAGGGACCCTATGCTCCTCTACAGCGTGGCCATGACTCTTGTCCTGCTTCTTGTTGTCCGCTACTTCAAAGGAAGAATGGGAATGCTCTATCCCTTAGTAGCTCTTCTTATGTTGATCTTCATCCCCATGATCTTTGGCATGATACCAGGTTTTATGATGGCAGATGAGAAAGAGGATAAAACAATACAGGCTCTGCAAGTGATACCCATATCAAGTGAGGCCTTCTTAACCTACCGGTTAACGTGGGCATCTTTGATAACGGTGGTTCTCACAGCAATTGCTCCAAAAATACTTGACATTGAGGTTCCTCAAAAGGGAATACTGGTTCTTACGGCTCTTTTCGTTCTTGAGGTCTGGATTTATGGATTACTCATAGTAGTTTTTGCCGAGTCAAGAATGCAAGCCTTGACGATCTCTAAGATTCTAGGCTGGTTTCTTATGCTTCCACCAGTCATTAAGCTTGTTGTTCTCTGGAGAAACCTTTCGACAGATTGGAGCAAGTTTACTGCCTTTTTACCGACTTATTGGCTGTA
Protein-coding regions in this window:
- a CDS encoding ABC transporter permease gives rise to the protein MSFVKKFMSIYKTDLKLLRRDPMLLYSVAMTLVLLLVVRYFKGRMGMLYPLVALLMLIFIPMIFGMIPGFMMADEKEDKTIQALQVIPISSEAFLTYRLTWASLITVVLTAIAPKILDIEVPQKGILVLTALFVLEVWIYGLLIVVFAESRMQALTISKILGWFLMLPPVIKLVVLWRNLSTDWSKFTAFLPTYWLYKVFEGIPFNDYNDFPMALAVHLAWLLPLVLLFKRKVL